GACGAACTGGACCAGTTGCTGGTGTCCTGGCCGGGTGCGTGCCAGCGCTCGGTGCCGATGGGGCGTCCGAGCAGTTCGTAGCCGCCGTCGGCGCTCAGGCCGTAGACACCCGTTCGGCTGTAGACTGCGAGCGTGTCGCTCCGGTAGGCCGTCGCCTCGGCACGGGCTGGCGTCGACCAGTACGACCCCGATCGTTCGAATTGGATCTCGCCAGTATCGCGGTCGAAGGCGACCAGGGAGTCACGGCCAACGCCGTACAGGGTGTCACCGACGAGTATCGGTGCCGTCAACCCATGCATCGTCGACGCTGTATCCTGTCGCCATGCGAGTTCGGGGGTCGATTTCGGCCCTGATGCATCGGGGTTGTGAGCCGTTCCGGCGGGGTCGTATCGCGCCAGGGGCCACTCGATTCGGTCGGTGTGGTCGGCGCGGTCAGCGCGGTCGGCATCCTCCCCATTGTCGGCGAGTATCGGCTCCGTTCCGGCCAGCGCTGCGGCCGTCACAGTAGTGCCGACGGCACCGGCAATTCCGGCAGCGCCGACGAGGAGGCGTCGTCTGGAGGGCATCTATCCGGCGGTTTAGTCAGGCAAGTAATATGTCTTTTCGTTAGTCGGGAGCGGCGGCTGAACCCGTGTTGAGTCAGTGCACGACGCACAACGCTCGACGGACCACTGAAGTGGCGACGTGCTGTTCGGCTCGTGGCGACTCCCCGGCAGCCACTGAGCGCTTCGAAATCCTTTTAGGCGCTACACGGGGATAGTAGGGTAACTGAGTGATATCATGGACGTCGACATCATCTCCGAATCGGAGAACCCCATGTTGCACCGGACGGACGTCACGTTCGAACTGACCCACGAGGACGCCACGCCAGAGCGTCTCCAGGTCCGTGACAGTCTCGCAGCCAAACTGAACAAGGACGCCGACGAGGTCGTCATCCGCAAACTCGAGACGAAGTTCGGGATGCGAAAGACCGTTGGCGAGGCCAAGGTCTACGACAGCGCAGACCACGCCCGCGACGTCGAGCAGGACCACATGCTCGAGCGAAACAAGATCGGCGTCGAGGACGAGGCCGAGGCAGAAGCCGACGCGGAGGAAGCATAAATGGCGCGCTACGAACTCTACGGCGACGACGGCACCACCGAAGGCGACCAGTGCCCCCGCTGTGGCGACGTCTTCCTCGCCGACCACGGCGACCGCAAGCACTGTGGCAAGTGCGGCTACACCGAGTGGGAGTAACGACGCCCACCGCTGAGTCGTGACCACAAGTTCAGCCACACGAACACGCGTTCTCGGCATCGAAGGCACCGCCTGGGCCGCCAGCGCGGCCGTCTTCGACACCGAGTCCGACGACGTTTTTATCGAAACCGACGCCTACGAGCCAGACAGCGGCGGCATTCACCCCCGCGAGGCCGCAGAACACATGCACGACGCCATCCCGCGCGTCGTCGAGACGGCACTCGCACACGCCCGGGAGACGTTCGACGGGCCCGACACAGAGCCGCCCGTAGACGCCGTCGCCTTCTCGCGTGGCCCCGGCCTCGGACCGTGTCTTCGGACGGTCGGCACGGCAGCGCGGGCGCTCGCCCAGTCGCTCGACGTGCCGCTTATCGGCGTGAATCACATGGTGGCCCACCTCGAGATCGGTCGCCACACAGCCGACTTCGACTCGCCGGTCTGTCTGAACGCGAGCGGCGCGAACGCGCACCTGCTCGCGTACCGCAACGGCCGCTATCGCGTGCTCGGGGAGACGATGGACACCGGCGTCGGCAACGCCATCGACAAGTTCACCCGCCACGTCGGCTGGTCCCATCCCGGCGGACCGAAGGTCGAGGCGGCCGCGAAAGACGGCGAACTCATCGACTTGCCCTACGTCGTGAAGGGAATGGATTTCTCCTTCTCGGGTATTATGAGTGCCGCGAAGCAGCGCTACGATAATGGGATTCCTGTCGAGGACATCTGTTACTCGCTGCAGGAGACCATCTTCGCCATGCTGACGGAAGTCGCCGAACGCGCGCTCTCGCTGACCGGCAGCGACGAACTCGTCCTCGGCGGCGGTGTCGGACAGAACGCCCGCCTCCGTGAGATGCTCGCAGACATGTGCGACCAGCGCGGGGCGGACTTTCACGCACCCGAGCCGCGATTCCTGCGCGACAACGCGGGGATGATCGCCGTCCTCGGCGCGAAGATGTACGAGGCCGGCGAGACGCTTGCGATCGAAGACTCGCGCGTCGACCCGAACTTCCGGCCGGATCAGGTACCCGTCACCTGGCGTACGGACGAGCCAGAGCTCGCGGTCGGCCGTGGAGGAGACAGCGCAGGCGAGGAAACAGAACAGGTCCAGGGCGCTGAGGCCGTCGTCAACCTCGACTCCACCACCGGCCGCGTCACCAAACGCCGACGGCCCAAAGCCTACCGCCACCCCGACCTCGACGAACGCCTCCGCACGGAGCGGACTCGTCTCGAAGCCCGCCTGACGAACCTCGCCCGCCGCGAGGGCGTCCCTACACCCGTGCTCTCGGACATCGATCCGAAGGAGTCGGTACTCGAGTTCGCCTTCGTCGGCGACTGCGATCTGCGCGCGGTTCTCGACGACGAGTCGGGGGAGACGCACGTCCGGAACGTGGGTCGCCATCTCGCGCGACTCCACCGGGCTGGCATCGTTCACGGAGATCCGACGACACGAAACGTACGGATCGCTGCAGACCGCACCTATCTCATCGACTTCGGACTGGGCTACCACACCGACCACGTCGAGGACTACGCGATGGACCTACACGTCTTCGACCAGAGTCTCGTCGGGACCGCGAACGACCCCGAGCCGCTCCGCGAAGCGGTCCGTGAGGGGTATCGCGAGGTCGGCGAGGAGCGGGTACTCGAGCGGCTGCTCGACGTCGAGGGACGCGGCCGGTACGTGGGCGGAGAGAGCTGACGGCCGTTCACGACCTTCCCGAGAGCTGAGAACCGAGGACCAGTTCGCGGCTTCGTTCGGTACCCACAGTCAGCTCATCGAGTGCCGAGACCCAGACACTCTTGTCCCGACGCGAGTAGTCACGACCGATGGAGACGAGTACGAATACGAGTACCGAGACACGCAGCGACACCGACGCCACTGACGCCACAGCGCCCACCGTTCTCCTCACCGGCTACGAACCCTTCGGCGACTTCGAAACCAACCCCGCTCGCCAACTCGCCGCGCGCCTCGACGGCACCGACCTCGGCACCCACACTGTCGTCGGCCGCGAACTGCCCGTCGTGTTCGATCAGGCCGCGGACGTACTCGAGTCCGCCATCGACGAGCACGATCCTGACATCGTCTGCGCGCTGGGGCTGGCCGGCGGCCGGAACACGCTCTCGCTCGAGCGTGTGGGGATCAACCTCCGGGATACGAGCGCCTCCGGCATTCCGGACAACGACGACCGTGAGCCTGTCGACGAGTGCGTCGTCGCGGATGGGCCGGACGCCTACTTCACGACGCTGCCGGTGCGAGCGATGAAAGCGGCAATGCAGGACGCCGGCGTACCGACGACGCTTTCGACGGACGCCGGAACGCACTGCTGTAACAACCTGCTGTACGCCGCGCGCCACCTCGTGGAGACAGAGGCGAGTACAGTCGACGACTGCGACGTAGGGTTCGTTCACGTTCCGTTCTCGCACGTACAGGCAGCGGCACGCGACGAGGGTGAGCCGAGTATGGCACTCGAGACGATGCAGGAGGGGCTGCTGGTGGGACTCGAAGCGGCGTGTTCTCGGTGACGGACTGTGCGTGCTCTCGGTGACAGCCTGTGGGGGAGGACGTGGCGAATTCGGCGAACGAGTCGAAAACCGAGAGTGACCAATTTCCACAGACGAGACGGGCACACAATACTCTTAATGGGGAAGACCGTACTGTGCCGTATGGCAGATAAACCGACCTCCGGTGAGATTCTTGGCGTCCCGTACAACTTCGAACGACCGAGCTTTGGCCGCATGCTCTCGTCGTACTGGCAGCCCGGCGAGGGGATGCTCGTCGAGAAGCCCTTTGGCGTCGGGTACACGCTGAACCTCGCCAACTGGCGCTCGTGGGTCGTCGTCGCGGTCGCTGGCGCACTCCTCTGGCAACAAGAACAGGGCTCCTCGGCGGACACCGAGGAGGCGCAGGACGAACCCGTCGAAGTGATCGTCGACGACGACGAGAACTGACGCGCGAGGCAACTGTTTTTCTGACAAACAGTTATAGTGAGTGCGGCTGTCTGTTCCGCCATGCCCGTTCCACGTCGCGCTGCAGTGATCGGTGCCGTCGCCTGCTGGGCAGTCGCGACAGGCTACTTCGCTGCGACCGGGTACAGACTCGACGGACTCGTCCCGCCGAGGCTCCCCGCCGCCGCATTGCTCGCACTCGGCGCACTCGCTGGCGGTTCGTACGCCGCGGGGTACCGCGTCTCCCCAGTCGCGATCATCGGTGGACTCGTCCTGAGCGCCCCAGTGCTGTTCGAACCCGCCGGCGCGCCAGATCCGTCGCTCGGACGCGGGATCGACAGTCTGTCACTGGTCATCGGGGCATACCTCGCTGGTATTCTCGTGGCAATCGAGTACGCGGCTCGGAATCCTGGCCGAATTCGAGCGTGGTTCACGCCTCGAACGATTGCGATCGGTGTCGCTGGCGGCGTTCTCCACGCGGTCGTCGTTCGGGCGATCTATGCGTCCGTTCGCCACGCACCCATCTGGGACGGCTCCGTCATCCTCGAACCGATCGTGTTGCTCGCTGTTTCGTACATCCTCGTCGGCCAGTTACTCGTTGGTGCCGTCACCGCAGTCATGCTCGTTCGCCACCGGCTCGTCACGCCGTTGGTTGCTCTTACGGCACTCTTCTCCTGGCTCTCCTACCGAACCTGGCTCTCGCTCGAGGCCACTCGCGAACTCGGCGCAACGCCTGGCATCTCGCCGCAACCAGACGCGCTCTACGTCGCCCTCTGGTTCGTCCCGCTGACGATCGCGCTGGTGCTGGGGGGACTCGAGTACCTGCTTCGCGCCAGAGTGAGTGCTGGGCTTCCAGGGAGTGGGTCGGTAGCGGAGTGAGCGAGTGAGCGAGTGTGGG
The DNA window shown above is from Natrialba magadii ATCC 43099 and carries:
- a CDS encoding 30S ribosomal protein S24e; this translates as MDVDIISESENPMLHRTDVTFELTHEDATPERLQVRDSLAAKLNKDADEVVIRKLETKFGMRKTVGEAKVYDSADHARDVEQDHMLERNKIGVEDEAEAEADAEEA
- a CDS encoding 30S ribosomal protein S27ae — its product is MARYELYGDDGTTEGDQCPRCGDVFLADHGDRKHCGKCGYTEWE
- a CDS encoding bifunctional N(6)-L-threonylcarbamoyladenine synthase/serine/threonine protein kinase gives rise to the protein MTTSSATRTRVLGIEGTAWAASAAVFDTESDDVFIETDAYEPDSGGIHPREAAEHMHDAIPRVVETALAHARETFDGPDTEPPVDAVAFSRGPGLGPCLRTVGTAARALAQSLDVPLIGVNHMVAHLEIGRHTADFDSPVCLNASGANAHLLAYRNGRYRVLGETMDTGVGNAIDKFTRHVGWSHPGGPKVEAAAKDGELIDLPYVVKGMDFSFSGIMSAAKQRYDNGIPVEDICYSLQETIFAMLTEVAERALSLTGSDELVLGGGVGQNARLREMLADMCDQRGADFHAPEPRFLRDNAGMIAVLGAKMYEAGETLAIEDSRVDPNFRPDQVPVTWRTDEPELAVGRGGDSAGEETEQVQGAEAVVNLDSTTGRVTKRRRPKAYRHPDLDERLRTERTRLEARLTNLARREGVPTPVLSDIDPKESVLEFAFVGDCDLRAVLDDESGETHVRNVGRHLARLHRAGIVHGDPTTRNVRIAADRTYLIDFGLGYHTDHVEDYAMDLHVFDQSLVGTANDPEPLREAVREGYREVGEERVLERLLDVEGRGRYVGGES
- the pcp gene encoding pyroglutamyl-peptidase I, producing the protein METSTNTSTETRSDTDATDATAPTVLLTGYEPFGDFETNPARQLAARLDGTDLGTHTVVGRELPVVFDQAADVLESAIDEHDPDIVCALGLAGGRNTLSLERVGINLRDTSASGIPDNDDREPVDECVVADGPDAYFTTLPVRAMKAAMQDAGVPTTLSTDAGTHCCNNLLYAARHLVETEASTVDDCDVGFVHVPFSHVQAAARDEGEPSMALETMQEGLLVGLEAACSR
- a CDS encoding DUF5808 domain-containing protein; translated protein: MADKPTSGEILGVPYNFERPSFGRMLSSYWQPGEGMLVEKPFGVGYTLNLANWRSWVVVAVAGALLWQQEQGSSADTEEAQDEPVEVIVDDDEN